A stretch of Acidovorax sp. RAC01 DNA encodes these proteins:
- a CDS encoding EAL domain-containing protein, protein MSNATVLWVDGDAAHAAQARQLIGEQYPHWRVVHSVTPEAGSAAFASHTWDAVVLCLAPEVQSLPALLDLCAGSVVLMCMSAPQEALAARAFRGGLGDYVLRAPAGDHAHLPELIWRLGELLQGRRATRRPAPGVDTVISHHALALLQEQRAALQGTLASMTQGIFKTAPDGRITVYNQRVLELLNLPEAVMATRPSLADLTRIQKERGDFGPGYSLVDDRGHDYIAQGASGKAPDVYWRTTREGRTLEVRTCQLPDGALVRTFADVSDYVRVENELRESEARFRSLSDLSSDWYWEHDADGRFVQLAGDLSTNGIPVSSVMGHTRWEIGALNMTESDWAAHRALLQSCQPFRDLELHRQRPDGSTHWISVSGVPVLDAQGALRGYRGVGRDITERKQAELQIEQLAFYDPLTCLPNRRMLVDRLQRATVVAHRAGSQGALLFIDLDNFKDLNDTLGHDVGDQLLQQVARRLTGCVREADTVARFGGDEFVVLVEGLSGEPGLASAEAALVASHITTTLGKPYELGDTSHHSTPSIGIALFGTKPGSVDELLKQADLAMYQAKAAGRNTQRFFDPDMQAAVSTRSALEADLRRGLHDMEMVLYYQPVVDAKGRLQGAEALVRWKHPRRGLVSPGEFIPLAEQTGLILPLGQWVLEAACAQLVAWSRSSLTRQFVLSVNVSVRQFRQPNFVEQVLGALNATGANPERLKLELTESLLLADVEDIIARMERLRGFGVTFSLDDFGTGYSSLSYLKRLPLDQLKIDQGFVRDLQTDPNDAAIVRTILALAASLDLAVVAEGVETTGQLEFLQRHGCTGFQGYLFGRPMPAEVLERALRPALP, encoded by the coding sequence ATGAGCAACGCCACCGTTCTCTGGGTGGATGGCGACGCGGCGCACGCAGCGCAGGCACGTCAGCTCATCGGTGAGCAGTATCCCCACTGGCGCGTTGTCCACTCGGTCACACCGGAGGCGGGCTCGGCCGCATTTGCGTCGCACACCTGGGATGCCGTGGTGCTCTGCCTCGCGCCCGAGGTGCAAAGCCTGCCCGCCCTGCTGGACCTGTGCGCCGGCTCGGTGGTGCTGATGTGCATGTCTGCCCCGCAGGAAGCGCTGGCCGCCCGTGCGTTCCGCGGCGGGCTGGGCGACTACGTGCTGCGTGCCCCCGCTGGCGACCATGCCCATCTGCCCGAGCTGATCTGGCGCCTGGGCGAACTGCTGCAGGGTCGGCGCGCCACGCGCAGGCCGGCGCCTGGTGTCGATACAGTCATCTCGCACCACGCGCTCGCCTTGCTGCAGGAGCAGCGCGCTGCGCTGCAGGGCACGCTGGCGAGCATGACGCAGGGCATTTTCAAGACAGCCCCGGACGGGCGCATCACCGTGTACAACCAGCGTGTGCTGGAGCTGCTGAACCTGCCTGAAGCCGTGATGGCCACGCGGCCCTCGCTGGCCGACCTCACCCGCATCCAGAAAGAGCGCGGTGATTTCGGCCCCGGCTATTCCCTCGTGGACGATCGCGGCCATGACTACATTGCGCAAGGGGCGTCGGGCAAGGCGCCCGACGTGTACTGGCGCACCACCCGCGAAGGCCGCACGCTGGAGGTGCGCACCTGCCAGCTGCCCGACGGGGCGCTGGTGCGCACCTTCGCCGATGTGAGCGATTACGTGCGGGTCGAAAACGAACTGCGCGAGAGCGAGGCGCGGTTTCGCTCGCTCAGCGACCTCTCGTCCGACTGGTACTGGGAGCACGATGCCGACGGCCGGTTTGTGCAGCTGGCCGGGGACCTCAGCACCAACGGCATTCCGGTATCGAGCGTGATGGGCCACACGCGGTGGGAGATCGGCGCCCTGAACATGACCGAGTCCGACTGGGCTGCGCACCGGGCACTGCTGCAGTCGTGCCAGCCCTTTCGCGACCTGGAGCTGCACCGCCAGCGCCCGGACGGGAGCACGCACTGGATTTCAGTGAGCGGCGTGCCCGTGCTGGATGCCCAGGGTGCGCTGCGCGGCTATCGGGGCGTGGGACGCGACATCACCGAACGCAAGCAGGCCGAGCTGCAGATCGAGCAACTGGCCTTCTATGACCCCCTGACCTGCCTTCCCAATCGCCGCATGCTGGTAGACCGTCTGCAGCGTGCCACCGTGGTGGCGCACAGGGCGGGCTCGCAGGGGGCGCTGCTCTTCATTGACCTGGACAACTTCAAGGACCTCAATGACACCCTCGGGCACGATGTGGGCGACCAGTTGCTGCAGCAGGTGGCGCGCCGGCTGACTGGCTGCGTGCGCGAGGCCGACACGGTGGCGCGCTTTGGTGGGGACGAGTTCGTGGTGCTGGTGGAGGGGCTGAGCGGCGAGCCCGGGCTTGCCAGCGCCGAAGCGGCGCTCGTGGCCAGCCACATCACCACCACGCTGGGCAAACCTTACGAGCTGGGCGACACCAGCCACCACAGCACACCCAGCATCGGGATCGCGCTGTTTGGCACCAAGCCAGGCAGCGTGGACGAACTGCTCAAGCAGGCCGACCTGGCCATGTACCAGGCCAAGGCTGCAGGGCGCAACACCCAGCGCTTTTTCGATCCGGACATGCAGGCCGCCGTCAGCACGCGGTCCGCTCTTGAAGCCGACCTGCGGCGCGGCCTGCACGACATGGAAATGGTGCTGTACTACCAGCCGGTGGTGGACGCCAAGGGCCGCCTGCAGGGCGCCGAGGCCCTGGTGCGCTGGAAGCACCCGCGACGCGGCCTCGTGTCGCCTGGCGAGTTCATTCCGCTGGCAGAGCAGACGGGCCTGATCCTGCCGCTGGGCCAGTGGGTGCTGGAGGCCGCCTGCGCGCAGCTGGTGGCCTGGTCGCGCAGTTCGCTCACGCGGCAGTTTGTGCTGTCGGTCAACGTGAGCGTGCGCCAGTTCCGCCAGCCCAACTTTGTCGAGCAGGTGCTGGGCGCCCTCAATGCCACGGGCGCCAACCCCGAACGGCTCAAGCTGGAGCTGACCGAGAGCCTGCTGCTGGCCGATGTGGAGGACATCATTGCGCGCATGGAGCGCCTGCGCGGGTTTGGCGTGACCTTTTCGCTGGACGACTTTGGCACGGGTTATTCATCGCTGAGCTATCTCAAGCGCCTGCCGCTCGACCAGCTCAAGATCGACCAGGGCTTTGTGCGCGACCTGCAGACCGACCCCAACGACGCAGCCATCGTGCGCACCATCCTCGCCCTGGCCGCAAGCCTGGATCTCGCCGTGGTGGCCGAAGGGGTGGAAACCACCGGGCAGCTCGAATTCCTGCAGCGCCATGGCTGCACCGGCTTTCAGGGCTACCTGTTCGGGCGGCCCATGCCCGCCGAGGTGCTGGAGCGCGCGCTGCGGCCAGCGCTTCCCTGA
- the acnA gene encoding aconitate hydratase AcnA encodes MAPTSKPPVRTSRPAAPARHAFAHTLKSFRTASGPGGKLYSLPALAAQFPRIDRLPVSIRIVLESVLRNCDGRKVTPEHVAQLANWQPVAERKDEIPFVVSRVVLQDFTGVPLLADLAAMRSVAARLGKNPKQIEPLVPVDLVVDHSIMVDHYGKKNSLDLNMKLEFQRNRERYEFMKWGMQAFDTFGVVPPGFGIVHQVNLEYLARGVHRRADNVVYPDTLVGTDSHTTMINGIGVVGWGVGGIEAEAAMLGQPVYLLTPDVVGFELTGQLREGVTATDLVLTVTEVLRQHKVVGKFVEFFGEGTRTLSLPDRATIGNMAPEYGATMGFFPVDEKTIDYFRGTGRTEAEIEAFEAYFRAQGLFGVPLAGQIDYSQVVRLNLGDVTPSLAGPKRPQDRIELGQVSSQFADLFSKPNAKNGFNRPAELLHTRHQVRGGGGNTPPDVTGKPADSGKGDISVGNGDVLIAAITSCTNTSNPSVVLAAGLLAKKAVEAGLTVQPHIKTSLAPGSRIVTDYLTQTGLLPYLEKLGFAVAGYGCTTCIGNAGDLTAELNEAITSNDLVCAAVLSGNRNFEARIHPNLKANFLASPPLVVAYAIAGTVLKDLMTEPVGKGRGGRDIYLGDIWPTSDEVHALMRFAMNGAAYRDNYARVGTEPGKLWGAIRGVSGTTYTWPASTYIAEPPFFADFALNPPASGGETAVRGARIMALFGDSITTDHISPAGSIKESSPAGQWLRANGVMKEDFNSYGARRGNHDVMVRGTFANVRIKNLMLPPTADGSREEGGLTIFQGQGPQHGKTVPIFDAAMAYMAQGTPTVILAGDEYGTGSSRDWAAKGTQLLGIKAVVARSFERIHRSNLVGMGVLPLQFKGDDSWQSLGLTGVESLDVIPDPALTPQSDAMLVIHQADGTRREVPVTLRIDTPIEADYYRAGGILPYVLRQLLQS; translated from the coding sequence ATGGCCCCAACGTCCAAGCCGCCCGTTCGTACATCCCGTCCCGCTGCACCTGCCCGCCATGCGTTCGCCCATACGCTCAAGAGCTTCAGGACGGCGTCCGGCCCCGGGGGCAAGTTGTACTCGCTGCCTGCGCTGGCAGCCCAGTTCCCGCGCATCGACCGCCTGCCGGTGTCGATCCGCATCGTGCTTGAATCGGTGCTGCGCAACTGCGACGGCCGCAAGGTCACGCCCGAGCATGTGGCGCAGCTGGCCAACTGGCAGCCCGTGGCCGAGCGCAAGGACGAAATCCCGTTTGTCGTCTCCCGCGTGGTGCTGCAGGACTTCACCGGCGTGCCGCTGCTGGCCGACCTGGCCGCCATGCGCAGCGTGGCCGCACGGCTGGGCAAGAACCCCAAGCAGATCGAGCCGCTGGTACCGGTCGATCTGGTGGTGGACCACTCCATCATGGTCGACCACTACGGCAAGAAGAATTCGCTCGACCTCAACATGAAGCTCGAATTCCAGCGCAACCGCGAGCGCTACGAGTTCATGAAGTGGGGCATGCAGGCGTTTGACACCTTTGGCGTGGTGCCCCCGGGCTTTGGCATCGTGCACCAGGTCAACCTGGAATACCTGGCCCGCGGTGTGCACCGGCGCGCGGACAACGTGGTCTACCCCGACACCCTGGTCGGCACCGACAGCCACACCACCATGATCAACGGCATTGGTGTGGTGGGCTGGGGTGTGGGCGGCATCGAGGCCGAGGCCGCCATGCTGGGCCAGCCGGTGTATCTGCTCACGCCCGATGTGGTGGGCTTTGAGCTGACCGGCCAGCTGCGCGAAGGCGTTACCGCCACCGACCTGGTGCTCACCGTCACGGAGGTGCTGCGCCAGCACAAGGTGGTGGGCAAGTTCGTGGAGTTCTTTGGGGAAGGCACGCGCACGCTCTCGCTGCCCGACCGCGCCACCATCGGCAACATGGCACCTGAATACGGCGCCACCATGGGGTTCTTTCCGGTCGATGAGAAGACCATCGACTACTTCCGGGGCACCGGCCGCACCGAGGCCGAGATCGAGGCCTTCGAGGCCTATTTCAGGGCACAGGGGCTGTTTGGTGTGCCGCTGGCAGGGCAGATCGATTACTCGCAGGTGGTGCGCCTGAACCTGGGCGATGTGACGCCCAGCCTGGCAGGCCCCAAGCGCCCGCAGGACCGGATCGAGCTGGGCCAGGTCAGCAGCCAGTTTGCCGACCTGTTCAGCAAGCCCAATGCGAAAAACGGTTTCAACCGCCCCGCCGAGCTGCTGCACACGCGCCACCAGGTGCGCGGAGGCGGTGGCAACACGCCGCCTGACGTGACCGGCAAGCCGGCAGATTCGGGCAAGGGCGACATCAGCGTGGGCAACGGCGACGTGCTGATCGCTGCCATCACGAGTTGCACCAATACCTCCAACCCCAGTGTGGTGCTGGCCGCCGGCCTGCTGGCCAAGAAGGCGGTGGAGGCGGGCCTCACGGTGCAGCCGCACATCAAGACATCGCTGGCGCCGGGCTCGCGCATCGTCACCGATTACCTCACGCAGACCGGGCTGCTGCCGTACCTGGAAAAGCTGGGCTTTGCGGTGGCGGGCTACGGCTGCACCACCTGTATCGGGAACGCAGGCGACCTCACGGCCGAGCTCAACGAGGCCATCACCAGCAACGACCTGGTGTGTGCGGCCGTGCTCTCGGGCAACCGCAATTTCGAGGCGCGCATCCACCCCAACCTCAAGGCCAACTTCCTGGCCAGCCCGCCGCTGGTGGTGGCCTACGCGATTGCCGGCACGGTGCTCAAGGACCTGATGACCGAACCTGTGGGCAAAGGCCGCGGCGGGCGCGACATCTACCTGGGCGACATCTGGCCTACCAGCGACGAGGTGCACGCGCTGATGCGGTTTGCAATGAACGGCGCCGCCTACCGCGACAACTACGCCCGCGTGGGCACCGAGCCCGGCAAGCTCTGGGGCGCGATCCGCGGCGTGAGTGGCACCACTTACACCTGGCCCGCCAGCACCTACATCGCCGAGCCGCCGTTCTTTGCCGACTTTGCACTGAACCCGCCAGCCTCCGGTGGCGAGACGGCGGTGCGCGGCGCGCGCATCATGGCGCTCTTCGGCGACTCGATCACCACCGACCACATCTCGCCGGCCGGCTCCATCAAGGAAAGCTCGCCCGCGGGCCAGTGGCTGCGCGCCAACGGCGTGATGAAAGAGGATTTCAACAGCTACGGGGCGCGCCGCGGCAATCACGACGTGATGGTGCGCGGCACGTTTGCCAACGTGCGCATCAAGAACCTGATGCTGCCGCCCACGGCCGACGGGTCGCGTGAAGAAGGCGGGCTGACCATCTTCCAGGGCCAGGGCCCGCAGCACGGCAAGACGGTGCCCATCTTCGACGCTGCCATGGCCTATATGGCGCAGGGCACGCCCACGGTGATCCTGGCGGGCGACGAATACGGCACAGGCTCCAGCCGCGACTGGGCGGCCAAGGGCACGCAACTGCTGGGTATCAAGGCCGTGGTGGCGCGCAGCTTCGAGCGCATCCACCGCTCCAACCTGGTCGGTATGGGTGTGCTGCCCCTGCAGTTCAAGGGCGACGATTCGTGGCAGTCGCTGGGGCTCACGGGGGTCGAGTCGCTGGATGTCATCCCCGATCCGGCCCTCACGCCGCAAAGCGACGCCATGCTTGTCATCCACCAGGCCGACGGCACCCGCCGCGAAGTGCCCGTGACCCTGCGCATCGACACCCCCATCGAGGCCGACTACTACCGCGCCGGCGGCATCCTGCCGTATGTGCTGCGGCAGCTGTTGCAGAGCTGA